CCATTTACCAGGTGCTGCTGTATCGGAACCAGCAGGAATTTCCCAGTAAGATTCGAACCCGCGGAAGTGGTCAATACGAACGATATCGTAGATCTTGAAGCTTTCGCGCAAACGTTCAATCCACCATTTGTAACCGTCTTTGTCCATTGCTTCCCAGTCATAGATTGGGTTCCCCCAAAGCTGACCAGTGGCAGAAAACTCATCTGGTGGGCATCCTGCGATACAAGTTGCTTTACCATTGGCATCTGTCTTAAAGAGATGTGGATTTGCCCACATGTCGCTTGAATCTTCCGCTACGTAGATAGGCATGTCCCCAACAATTTCGATGTGGTTATCGTTAGCATAGGCTTTCAATTTCAACCATTGTTGGAAGAAGAAGTATTGAGTCACACGGTGGTAAACCAACTTGTCTGCCAATTTCTCACGGTAGCTTTCAAGTGCTGAAGCTTTACGAGCACGAGCATCTGCATCTGGCCATTCTGTCCAAGCAAGATTGTCAAAATGCTCTTTGATCGCCATATACTCAGCGAAGAGTTCGAGCCATGATTGGTTGTCTTTAGCAAACTTCTCAAAATCTTTGACATCACCCACTTCCAAGAAGCGTTTGACTGCTTTTTCTAAAAGCGGACGACGTGCATAATAAATCTTCGCATAGTCAACTTCAGATGCATCGCTACCAAAGTCAACACCTTCGAGATCGCTAGCTTCCAACAAGCCTTGCTCTACCAAGATATCAAGGTCGATAAAATGCGTATTTCCAGCAAAGGCTGAGAATGATTGGTATGGAGAATCTCCATAGCTTGTTGTCCCAAGAGGGAGGATTTGCCAGTAACGTTGCTTCGTACGAACCAAGAAATCAACGAAATCATAAGCAGTCTGGCCAAATGATCCAATCCCGTATGCTCCTGGCAGAGAAGAGATGTGCATCAACACACCACTTTGACGTTTTTTCATAATAGCACCTCATGTGTTTGTTATAAAACGTTGCGCAATTAAGGCGCAAACGTTTGCGTTAATTTAAGTATAACGCATTTCAAAAACAAATGCAAGCGTTTTTAAAAAATTTTTTTGAATTATTTTAATCAAACAAAACTTGTTGCCACTGATATTTTATGAAATAAGCGAAAAAATTTTAAAGATTTTCTGATTTAAGATAATTCATTCCCAATATCTGCTCTATTTTCTGAAAAACCGAGCCGAATTTACGCAATCGTTTTCCTAATATATTTTCAATTCAAAAAAAACAAATATTTTAAGTTCTTTCCTATATATGGGCTTTAACAAATGTTTGAAACCTTAAAATTTTTTTAAAAATTTTCCTAAAAACGCTTGCAACCGTTTTCTATTTGTGCTATACTAAGTTCGTAAAAGAAAACGTTTGCGTTTTCTCATTAAATTATTTTTGTTATTCTTTAGGAGGAATACACTATGTCATCTAAATTCATGAAGAGCGCTGCTGTGCTCGGAACTGCTACTCTTGCTAGCTTACTTTTGGTAGCTTGCGGAAGCAAAACTGCTGATAAAGCAGCTGATACTAGCTCATCTGAAGCAAAAGAAATCACTTTCTACGTTGAAGACCAATACAAAGCCTACGCTGAAAAAGTTGCTGCAGCTTATGAAAAAGAATCAGGTACAAAAGTTAACATCAAATCAGGTGACCAACTTGGTGGACTTGACAAACTTTCTCTTGACAACCAATCAGGTCAAGCTGCTGACGTTATGATGGCACCATACGACCGCGTAGGTAGCCTTGGTACTGACGGACAACTTTCAGAAGTTACTTTGAGCGACGGCGCTAAAACAGATGATAAGACTAAATCTCTTGTAACAGCTGCTGACGGTAAAGTTTACGGTGCTCCTGCCGTTATTGAGTCACTTGTTATGTACTACAACAAAGACTTGCTAAAAGAAGCTCCAAAAACTTTTGCTGAATTAGAAGAACTTGCTAAAGACAGCAAATACGCTTTCGCTGGTGAAGATGGCAAAACTACTGCATTCCTAGCCGACTGGACAAACTTCTACTACGCATACGGACTCCTTGCTGGTAACGGTGGTTACGTATTCGGACAAAACGGTAAAGACGCTAAAGACATCGGTCTTGCAAACGACGGTTCTATCACAGGTATCAACTACGCTAAATCTTGGTACGAAAAATGGCCTAAAGGTATGCAAGATACTGAAGGTGCTGCAAACTTGATCCAAACTCAATTCCAAGAAGGTAAAACAGCTGCTATCATCGACGGTCCTTGGAAAGCTCAAGCATTCAAAGATGCTAAAGTAA
This window of the Streptococcus sp. D7B5 genome carries:
- the malQ gene encoding 4-alpha-glucanotransferase, coding for MKKRQSGVLMHISSLPGAYGIGSFGQTAYDFVDFLVRTKQRYWQILPLGTTSYGDSPYQSFSAFAGNTHFIDLDILVEQGLLEASDLEGVDFGSDASEVDYAKIYYARRPLLEKAVKRFLEVGDVKDFEKFAKDNQSWLELFAEYMAIKEHFDNLAWTEWPDADARARKASALESYREKLADKLVYHRVTQYFFFQQWLKLKAYANDNHIEIVGDMPIYVAEDSSDMWANPHLFKTDANGKATCIAGCPPDEFSATGQLWGNPIYDWEAMDKDGYKWWIERLRESFKIYDIVRIDHFRGFESYWEIPAGSDTAAPGKWVKGPGYKLFAAVKEELGELNIIAEDLGFMTDEVIELRESTGFPGMKILQFAFNPEDESIDSPHLAPTNSVMYTGTHDNNTVLGWYRNEIDDATREYMARYTNRKEYETVPHAMLRTVFSSVSFMAIATMQDLLELDESARMNFPSTLGGNWSWRMTEDQLTPAVEETLLDLTTIYRRINENLVELKK
- a CDS encoding extracellular solute-binding protein produces the protein MSSKFMKSAAVLGTATLASLLLVACGSKTADKAADTSSSEAKEITFYVEDQYKAYAEKVAAAYEKESGTKVNIKSGDQLGGLDKLSLDNQSGQAADVMMAPYDRVGSLGTDGQLSEVTLSDGAKTDDKTKSLVTAADGKVYGAPAVIESLVMYYNKDLLKEAPKTFAELEELAKDSKYAFAGEDGKTTAFLADWTNFYYAYGLLAGNGGYVFGQNGKDAKDIGLANDGSITGINYAKSWYEKWPKGMQDTEGAANLIQTQFQEGKTAAIIDGPWKAQAFKDAKVNYGVATIPTLPNGKEYTPFGGGKAWIIPSSTKNLEAAQKFVDFLVSTEQQKAFYDATNEIPANTEARSYAEGKNDELTTAVIKQFKNAQPMPNISQMSAVWDPAKTMLFDAVSGKKDAKTAANDAVTLIKETIKQKFGE